Part of the Mycolicibacterium mageritense genome is shown below.
CGACCCAGTCTCGTTTCTGGTCCTCGGTGCCGAACCGGTCCATCATGATGACCTGGGGGAAGTTCCCCACGATCGACGACTCGTCCTGCAGGTCGTTGTGCAGGCCAAGCCCTTTGCGGGCCAGGTGTTCCCGGATGACAGCCATGTCCAGGTTGGTGCCGTCACGACCGCCGAAGCGGGCAGGCAGGCCGTAGCGCAGCCAGCCGGCGGCATCGGCGCGCCTGCGCATCTCGTCGAGCAGATCCTCCCAGGCCCGCGCCGGTATGCCACCGTTGTCCCAGTCGGTGCGCGCGTACTCGCGACGCTGGTCGAAATACTGCATGTGCTCGCGTTCCAGGGGCTTGATCTGCGCCTCGATGAACTCGTCCATGTCGTCGAGCAGGCGCGGAAGGTGTTCCGGTAACGCGAAATCCACGATGATTCCTCTTTCTGATGTCAGCGGCCGTAGAGAGTTTTCTTCCAGATCGTGGTCAGTGTCGTCACGGCGTCGGCATCGCTGATCGGGGTGCCGAGACCGGGGCCGCCGGCCATCACGGCCGTGAAGTTCTCGAACAGCAGCGCGATGGCGGTTGCGGTGTGCTCCACGTTGAGATCCCGCGCGAATCCCTGGTCCTGGGCTCGCCGGATGGAGGCTGCCACGATGTCGATGCCGAAGCGCCGGAACTCGTTCTGCACTTCGGCGAACCGTGGTTGCGTGGCTCCCAGCTGCGCGACGGCGATCATGATGCCGATGTTCTGCTTGAACAGGTTCCAGTACCCGGTGACCACGGTGGTGAAGTACTCGCTGTCCGCGGGGGAGTCCGGTAGCGGCACGCTCAGGCCCGACGGTGCGACGACGTCGTGCAGGAACGATCCGGCCAGTGAGGCCAACAGGTCTTCCTTGTCGTCGAAATACCGGTAGAACACCGCGGACGATTTCCCGGCCGCCGAGGTGATGTCCGCGAGCGTCGTGCCGTGAAAACCGCGTTCGGCGAACAGCTTGCGCGCCGCGACCTCGATGGCGGCCCGGGTCTGCCTGCCCTTGGCGGTGAGCGTGCCCGACGTGTCCCCGGCCACGGCTCAGCCCAGGATCCGGTCACCGGCGCGCAGCAATGCGCTCGTGAGTTCGTGGCCGACGGCCTCCTGTGCGACGCGGGCCGCGTCGATGGCCCGCGTCAGGTCGACGTCGGTCTCGATCCCGCTGTCGCGCAACAGGTACACCAGATCCTCGGTCGCGATGTTGCCGCTGGCGCCCGGCGCGAACGGGCAGCCGCCCAGCCCACCGACCGACGCGTCGAGCCGGGTCACTCCGGCCTGGACTGCGGCGTAGGCGCTGGCGAGCCCCGCACCGCGGGTGTTGTGGAAATGCGCGCCGAGCGGCAGACCGTCGGTCAGGGGGCGGATCTGTTCG
Proteins encoded:
- a CDS encoding TetR/AcrR family transcriptional regulator — its product is MAGDTSGTLTAKGRQTRAAIEVAARKLFAERGFHGTTLADITSAAGKSSAVFYRYFDDKEDLLASLAGSFLHDVVAPSGLSVPLPDSPADSEYFTTVVTGYWNLFKQNIGIMIAVAQLGATQPRFAEVQNEFRRFGIDIVAASIRRAQDQGFARDLNVEHTATAIALLFENFTAVMAGGPGLGTPISDADAVTTLTTIWKKTLYGR